Proteins encoded in a region of the Sphingopyxis sp. OAS728 genome:
- the cheB gene encoding chemotaxis-specific protein-glutamate methyltransferase CheB — protein sequence MARPQPLIQDPEPTARTVRVMLVDDSLVVRSILERIVDQRPGLKICASVASAHDALDYLAREPVDVVILDIEMPGMNGIDALPHILARAEKARVLILSSNCVEGGPAAIDALALGASDTLAKPGRGSFSGRFAEVLTERIMTLGHQSDFPAPVPVAERPAPAPAVLAIDTDQPIECIAVAASTGGIPAFANFLANLDPRITAPILLTQHLPDAFMEFYAKQIATMTARRVRVAEAGMVVERGCIYLAPGDAHLVVVASGRRREIALDRRAMDNGCCPSADPMLDSVADVYGKGGVAVILSGMGRDGVIGAARLKEAGGTIFAQAPESCVIWGMPGAVAKAGIAAATLNPDAIALMLGSFLPGRRKS from the coding sequence GTGGCCCGTCCACAACCCCTGATACAAGATCCCGAGCCGACCGCCCGCACGGTGCGCGTGATGCTCGTGGACGACAGTCTGGTCGTTCGCAGCATCCTCGAGCGGATCGTCGACCAGCGCCCGGGGCTGAAGATTTGCGCTTCGGTTGCTTCGGCGCATGACGCGCTCGACTATCTGGCGCGCGAGCCGGTCGATGTCGTCATCCTTGATATCGAAATGCCGGGAATGAACGGCATCGATGCCCTGCCGCATATATTGGCGCGCGCCGAAAAGGCGCGGGTGCTCATCCTGTCGTCGAACTGCGTCGAGGGCGGCCCGGCGGCGATCGACGCGCTGGCGCTCGGCGCCAGCGACACGCTCGCCAAGCCCGGCCGCGGCAGTTTCTCGGGACGTTTCGCTGAAGTGCTGACCGAGCGCATCATGACGCTTGGCCATCAAAGCGATTTCCCCGCGCCGGTCCCCGTTGCCGAGCGCCCGGCGCCAGCGCCTGCCGTGCTCGCGATCGACACCGATCAGCCGATCGAATGCATCGCAGTCGCAGCATCGACCGGCGGCATTCCCGCTTTCGCCAATTTCCTCGCCAATCTCGACCCGCGCATCACCGCACCGATCCTGCTCACCCAGCATCTGCCCGACGCTTTCATGGAGTTTTACGCCAAGCAGATCGCGACGATGACCGCGCGCCGCGTGCGCGTTGCCGAGGCGGGAATGGTCGTCGAGCGCGGCTGCATCTATCTGGCCCCCGGTGACGCCCATCTGGTCGTCGTCGCCAGCGGACGCCGCCGCGAGATCGCGCTCGATCGCCGCGCGATGGACAATGGCTGTTGTCCCTCGGCCGATCCGATGCTCGATTCGGTGGCCGACGTTTATGGCAAGGGCGGCGTCGCTGTCATCCTGAGCGGCATGGGCCGGGACGGCGTGATCGGCGCGGCACGGCTGAAAGAGGCGGGCGGCACGATCTTCGCGCAGGCACCGGAGAGCTGCGTGATCTGGGGTATGCCGGGCGCGGTTGCGAAGGCGGGAATTGCCGCGGCGACGCTCAACCCCGACGCAATCGCGCTAATGCTCGGCAGCTTCCTTCCCGGGCGCCGCAAGTCATGA
- a CDS encoding response regulator has protein sequence MSKSCLVVDDSKVIRKVARHILESMSFAVDEAADGQEALTFCRANRPDVILLDWNMPVMSGMEFLGAFNDLDYGREERPRVVFCTTENSIDHIRAAIEAGADEYVMKPFDRETLEGKLQLVGIA, from the coding sequence ATGTCGAAATCTTGTCTGGTGGTCGACGACAGCAAAGTCATTCGCAAGGTCGCGCGCCATATTCTTGAAAGCATGTCCTTTGCCGTCGACGAGGCCGCCGACGGGCAGGAGGCGCTGACCTTCTGCCGCGCCAATCGCCCCGACGTCATCCTGCTCGACTGGAACATGCCGGTCATGAGCGGAATGGAGTTCCTCGGGGCGTTCAACGATCTCGATTATGGCCGCGAAGAACGGCCGCGCGTCGTTTTCTGCACGACCGAAAACAGCATCGACCATATCCGCGCGGCGATCGAGGCCGGCGCCGACGAATATGTCATGAAGCCGTTCGACCGCGAAACGCTTGAAGGAAAGCTGCAGCTCGTCGGCATCGCCTAA
- a CDS encoding chemotaxis protein CheW → MMEKLYLIARIADTRVALRSRAINSVVTVGIPVEVPAAPPHVAGLFALRSRVFTLIDPHVVIGLPAVPVAPGQRVIVVDVAEHGYALLADEIEDVCFIDAPETRVAGKLLPGWARVADAMIEHRGASLLVVDPSNFITLPALKAA, encoded by the coding sequence ATGATGGAAAAACTCTATCTGATCGCGCGGATTGCCGATACGCGCGTCGCGCTCCGCAGCCGCGCGATTAATTCGGTGGTTACCGTCGGTATACCGGTCGAAGTGCCCGCCGCGCCGCCGCACGTCGCCGGGCTTTTCGCGCTGCGCAGCCGTGTCTTCACGCTTATCGACCCGCATGTCGTCATTGGGCTGCCTGCGGTACCCGTCGCGCCGGGCCAGCGCGTGATCGTCGTCGACGTTGCCGAGCACGGTTATGCGCTGCTTGCCGACGAAATCGAGGACGTCTGTTTCATCGATGCGCCCGAGACTCGGGTCGCCGGCAAACTCCTGCCCGGCTGGGCGCGCGTCGCCGATGCGATGATCGAACATCGGGGCGCTTCGCTGCTGGTTGTCGATCCGTCCAATTTTATCACGCTGCCGGCCTTAAAGGCGGCATGA
- a CDS encoding CheR family methyltransferase has product MMGATASESAYRVLMGVLESRTGQTLSPNRIWRIEMSLKPVMQRHGIADLDALVAALVTSNSRQLLDDTVDAMLNNETYFYREYSVFDEIAATALEQIREINKLRRRLTVWHCGVSTGQEAYSLAMLIAEQGTKWAGWQVDIVGTDVSYHAISRARVGLYSQFEIQRGLPVQRMVRWFDQTEGGWLAKADLRRRVDFSVQNMLTDRPPLASPADLIFCRNLLLYFSAPMRQKAFARLRAMAAPQSFLVLGAGETVLGQTDQFVASPRLRGLYEPADQQVRRPDSSRPIAA; this is encoded by the coding sequence ATGATGGGCGCGACCGCCAGCGAGTCGGCGTATCGCGTGTTGATGGGGGTGCTCGAATCGCGGACCGGGCAGACGCTGTCGCCGAACCGCATCTGGCGGATCGAAATGTCGCTGAAGCCGGTGATGCAGCGCCACGGAATCGCCGATCTCGACGCGCTGGTCGCGGCGCTCGTGACGTCGAACAGCCGACAATTGCTCGATGACACGGTCGATGCGATGCTCAACAACGAAACCTATTTTTACCGCGAATATAGCGTGTTCGACGAAATTGCTGCAACCGCGCTTGAGCAAATCCGCGAGATCAACAAGCTGCGGCGCCGGCTGACCGTCTGGCATTGCGGGGTGTCTACGGGACAGGAAGCCTATTCGCTGGCGATGCTGATCGCCGAGCAAGGCACGAAATGGGCGGGCTGGCAGGTCGATATCGTCGGCACCGATGTCAGCTATCATGCGATTTCGCGCGCGCGCGTCGGGCTCTATAGCCAGTTCGAGATCCAGCGCGGGCTGCCGGTGCAGCGCATGGTGCGCTGGTTCGACCAGACCGAAGGCGGATGGCTGGCCAAGGCCGACCTGCGCCGCCGCGTCGATTTTTCGGTGCAGAATATGCTCACCGACCGGCCGCCGCTCGCAAGCCCCGCCGACCTGATCTTTTGCCGCAACCTGCTCCTCTATTTTTCGGCCCCGATGCGACAGAAAGCCTTTGCTCGGCTCCGCGCGATGGCAGCGCCGCAAAGCTTCCTCGTACTCGGCGCCGGCGAAACAGTGCTCGGGCAGACCGATCAATTCGTTGCCAGCCCGCGTCTGCGCGGCCTTTACGAGCCTGCCGACCAGCAGGTGCGCCGCCCCGATTCCTCGCGACCGATCGCCGCCTGA
- a CDS encoding N-acetylmuramoyl-L-alanine amidase: MSDFIERWSPNFDERALPISMIVLHYTGMKSGAEAIDWLANPEAKVSAHYVVSEDGQITQMVPEDKRAWHAGKSHWRGISDINSASVGIEIVNPGHEWGYVPFPEPQVASVVRLVHLIKDRHAITRGNVVGHSDIAPTRKQDPGELFPWEELARRRLALPRPTKKLTDPLWTDAGFLLALERFGYDVTDGFAATVAFQRRFRPELIDGTICGECRAILLALLLPQPEGN, from the coding sequence ATGAGCGATTTTATCGAACGCTGGTCTCCCAATTTCGACGAGCGCGCGCTGCCCATCTCGATGATCGTGCTGCACTATACGGGTATGAAGAGTGGTGCCGAAGCCATTGATTGGCTTGCCAATCCTGAAGCGAAAGTGTCGGCGCACTATGTCGTCAGCGAGGATGGCCAGATCACCCAGATGGTGCCCGAGGACAAGCGCGCCTGGCATGCCGGCAAGTCGCACTGGCGGGGCATCAGCGATATCAACTCGGCAAGCGTCGGGATCGAGATCGTCAATCCGGGGCACGAATGGGGCTATGTCCCGTTCCCCGAGCCGCAGGTCGCGTCGGTCGTCCGCCTCGTCCATCTGATCAAGGATCGCCACGCGATCACCCGCGGCAACGTTGTTGGCCATTCGGATATCGCACCGACGCGCAAGCAGGATCCGGGCGAGCTGTTCCCGTGGGAAGAGCTTGCGCGCCGCCGCCTCGCGCTGCCGCGTCCGACGAAGAAACTCACCGATCCACTTTGGACCGACGCCGGTTTCCTGCTCGCGCTCGAACGTTTCGGTTATGATGTGACCGACGGCTTCGCAGCGACGGTCGCGTTCCAGCGGCGCTTTCGCCCTGAGCTGATCGACGGCACGATCTGCGGGGAATGCCGCGCAATCCTGCTCGCGCTGCTGCTGCCGCAACCCGAGGGCAATTGA